Proteins co-encoded in one Vulgatibacter sp. genomic window:
- the acpP gene encoding acyl carrier protein, producing the protein EAKVKNIIAEQLGVGEDEIKPESNFVEDLGADSLDIVELVMAMEEEFEVEIPDEEAENIKTVGDAIKYINEHKK; encoded by the coding sequence CGAGGCCAAGGTCAAGAACATCATCGCCGAGCAGCTCGGCGTGGGCGAAGACGAGATCAAGCCCGAGTCGAACTTCGTCGAGGACCTCGGCGCCGACTCCCTCGACATCGTCGAGCTGGTGATGGCGATGGAGGAGGAGTTCGAGGTCGAGATCCCCGACGAGGAGGCCGAGAACATCAAGACCGTCGGCGACGCCATCAAGTACATCAACGAGCACAAGAAGTAG